One Streptomyces sp. R28 DNA window includes the following coding sequences:
- a CDS encoding SDR family oxidoreductase yields the protein MSSPDPQVRAARNQSTPPARGVRGPVVAVTGAASGIGALLTERLAASDEVKQVIAIDERRGECAAAQWHILDVRDPAIAEKLRGADVVVHLALDLDLETDSAARTAYNVRGTQTVLTAAAAAGIHRVVLCTSAMVYGALPDNELPLSEDAELRATAEATGVGDLLEIERLARRAPRAHPGLNVTVVRPAVLVGGTDTALTRYFESPRLLVVAGSRPAWQFCHVEDLCSALEYAVLEKVEGELAVGCDGWLEQEEVEELSGIRRMELPSAVALGAAARLHRIGLTPSPAGDLAYTMYPWVVSGSRLHDAGWRPQWTNEEVLAELLEEVSGRHTVAGRRLGRKDATAAGAAGATVALLGAAAVVRRARKARRRI from the coding sequence CGTAGTCGCGGTGACCGGTGCCGCGTCCGGTATCGGCGCGCTGCTCACCGAGCGGCTGGCCGCCTCGGACGAGGTCAAGCAGGTCATCGCCATCGATGAGCGGCGCGGTGAGTGTGCGGCGGCGCAGTGGCACATTCTGGATGTGCGGGATCCGGCGATCGCGGAGAAGCTGCGGGGCGCCGACGTGGTCGTACATCTGGCGCTCGACCTGGATCTGGAGACGGATTCCGCCGCGCGGACGGCGTACAACGTTCGGGGGACGCAGACCGTGCTGACGGCCGCGGCGGCGGCCGGGATCCACCGGGTCGTGCTGTGTACCTCGGCGATGGTCTACGGGGCGCTGCCGGACAACGAGCTGCCGTTGTCCGAGGACGCGGAGCTGCGGGCGACGGCGGAGGCCACCGGGGTCGGAGATCTGCTGGAGATCGAGCGCCTCGCGCGAAGGGCCCCCCGGGCCCACCCCGGACTTAATGTCACCGTTGTCCGGCCCGCGGTGCTCGTGGGCGGTACCGACACCGCGCTGACCAGGTACTTCGAGTCGCCTCGGCTGCTCGTCGTCGCCGGTTCGCGGCCTGCCTGGCAGTTCTGTCATGTCGAGGACCTGTGCAGCGCCCTGGAGTACGCCGTCCTGGAGAAGGTCGAAGGGGAACTCGCCGTCGGATGCGACGGCTGGCTGGAACAGGAGGAGGTCGAGGAGCTCAGCGGGATCCGGCGGATGGAGCTGCCGTCCGCGGTCGCGCTGGGCGCGGCGGCCCGGCTGCACCGGATCGGTCTGACGCCCTCTCCGGCCGGGGACCTGGCGTACACGATGTACCCCTGGGTGGTGAGCGGGAGCCGGCTCCACGACGCGGGGTGGCGGCCGCAGTGGACCAACGAGGAAGTGCTCGCGGAACTGCTGGAGGAGGTCTCCGGACGGCACACGGTCGCCGGACGGCGGCTCGGACGCAAGGACGCGACGGCGGCCGGTGCCGCCGGCGCGACGGTGGCCCTGCTGGGCGCGGCGGCGGTGGTGCGGCGGGCGCGGAAGGCCCGGCGGCGAATCTGA
- a CDS encoding molybdenum cofactor biosynthesis protein MoaE — protein MAPTNDHPGEQGAQDPVKLIGIRETALSVDEVFRAVGDDAAGGTALFVGTVRNHDGGADVDELGYSCHPSAEAEMRRIAEKVVAEYPVRALAAVHRVGDLEVGDLAVVVAVSCPHRGEAFEACRKLIDDLKHEVPIWKHQKFSDGTEEWVGAC, from the coding sequence ATGGCACCTACCAACGATCACCCCGGTGAGCAGGGCGCTCAGGACCCCGTGAAGCTCATCGGCATTCGCGAGACGGCCCTCTCCGTGGACGAGGTCTTCCGGGCCGTCGGGGACGACGCCGCCGGGGGGACCGCGTTGTTCGTGGGGACCGTGCGGAACCACGACGGGGGTGCCGATGTCGACGAACTCGGGTACTCGTGCCATCCCAGTGCCGAGGCCGAGATGCGGAGGATCGCCGAGAAGGTCGTCGCCGAGTATCCGGTACGGGCCCTCGCGGCCGTACATCGCGTCGGGGACCTCGAGGTCGGGGACCTGGCAGTCGTCGTCGCCGTCTCCTGCCCCCATCGCGGCGAGGCCTTCGAGGCCTGCCGGAAGCTGATCGACGATCTCAAGCACGAGGTGCCCATCTGGAAGCACCAGAAGTTCTCGGACGGAACCGAGGAGTGGGTCGGAGCCTGCTGA